A single region of the Salmo salar chromosome ssa16, Ssal_v3.1, whole genome shotgun sequence genome encodes:
- the LOC106574053 gene encoding protein FAM163A gives MTAGTVVITGGILATVILLCIIAVLCYCRLQYYCCKKNGSEGDTSSVTQPHFACNACSAPGMDGTAVTPLSLSPELPASHATGPPRNYCPTCSPYESPFYIRTTDEMHNGGERITYMPTHYENPALALALPSLHGSLLSTSQHRSNPAPDFYTNTRAISTDV, from the exons ATGACAGCTGGAACTGTTGTCATAACCGGAGGAATTCTCGCCACGGTGATACTCTTGTGTATCATAGCAGTGCTCTGTTACTGTAGACtccag TATTACTGCTGTAAGAAGAATGGGTCAGAAGGGGACACCAGCTCCGTCACGCAGCCCCACTTTGCCTGCAACGCATGCAGTGCTCCCGGGATGGACGGGACGGCCgtcactcccctctccctctccccagaaCTCCCTGCCTCCCACGCCACGGGCCCCCCCCGTAACTACTGCCCCACCTGTTCGCCCTACGAATCACCCTTCTATATCCGAACCACCGATGAGATGCACAACGGCGGCGAGCGCATCACCTACATGCCCACGCACTATGAGAACCCAGCGCTGGCTCTCGCCCTGCCCTCCCTGCATGGCTCCCTGCTGAGCACCAGCCAGCATCGCAGCAACCCAGCACCGGACTTCTACACCAACACTCGCGCTATAAGTACAGACGTGTGA